The nucleotide window CGCCCGAGGTCTGGCAACGCTTTGAAACGTTCAGCCGCTACACCTGACCATGGGATATTCGCTGCGCACAATAGAACATATCGCGCACCGTCGTTGGACGATTCTGTGCACTCTCTTCCCCGGGTGCACAGAAAGTCTCACGAGCGGCCGGTTGGTTCCCACTGCCATCCAGCGCGCTGAAGATAGAATGCCAACAAGTCGGTACTCTCCGGCTCATGTCCAAGCTGCGTCAACAAAGCCGCAACTTCACTGCGGTGATGTGTCGAGTGATTGGCGCAATGCAGGATCACTTGCCAGCGTGGCAAGGCATATGGCTGTCCGCGCATGTTTGTCCAATGAACGATTGCAGCCAGATCAGCCTCACTCAAATTCACGAGGTAGGCCCGTCTCTCTTCACTCAATGCCGCCCAACGCTCGCGCATCACCGATATCGTCGGCGCCTCGCTCGGCGAGAGCATTGTCTTTGGCGATAAGCCTTGCCACCGTGCAAACCATAACTCCTCCGCACCCAAGATGTGGGCCAGCGTAAGATGGACAGACCCGAAGCCAGCACCAACCTCCCGCGTGAACTGCTCTTGGGTCAAATCTGCGGCGGGCTTCAACAGGCGTTGATTGACCCAATCGCCATACTCGTACAAGGAAATCAGATGTTCTTTCATACCTCTGTGTCTCCTTTCACTCGCCAACGTTTCGATGTCAAAAATCCGCGCCACTATTCCGTAGGAATCAGCCGCCTCATATGCGGCCTGTTCGACAACTGCACTTGAATGCTCGCTCTGCACGTTGAATGGGAAAACGAAGAGCAGTATAACAGATGCTGCCACATACGGTATACACAACACAGAAAACAAAAACGACCGCGTGGTTGCACGCGGTCGTTTGCTATGAGGTGGAGATGGCGGGAATCGAACCCGCGTCCGGAGAGTTGACCCAGAGGCATCTACAGGCTTAGCCCGGTTGTTTGATAGTCGCGGTCGTGGCTGCCCAAC belongs to Ardenticatena maritima and includes:
- a CDS encoding DinB family protein — its product is MKEHLISLYEYGDWVNQRLLKPAADLTQEQFTREVGAGFGSVHLTLAHILGAEELWFARWQGLSPKTMLSPSEAPTISVMRERWAALSEERRAYLVNLSEADLAAIVHWTNMRGQPYALPRWQVILHCANHSTHHRSEVAALLTQLGHEPESTDLLAFYLQRAGWQWEPTGRS